The Agromyces sp. G08B096 DNA window CCGCGAGCATCGCAGCCCTGGCGGGCTCTCCGATGAGCTTCGCGGGTGCGGCGAGGTCGACGTCCGGCATGGCACCACGATACGTCGGCGATGCTTCGTCCGCCGTCGAAGTCTCCGCGTCGTACCGTCGGACCATGACGATCGAAACCGCATCACGCGCCGCCGCCGTCCTCTCCGATCCGTCCTTCTCCGTGCCCGAGCCGTCGCGGACCGCGATTGGCGAGCTCGCCCGCCTCCGCCGGGAGGTGTCCCGGTTCGCGAACGGCGAGGCGCACGCCGCCCGCCGCCGTGAGGTCGTGGCGCTGCTCGACGGACTCGATCCCGAGCGGCTCGCGGACGACGCGGCGGATCGGACCCGACGTGCGATCGCGTCGGGTGCGCGTGATGCCGACGACCCCCGGATCCGCGCGGTGCCCGCCGCGGTCATCGCCGCCGCGATCGGGTTCGCCGACCCGTCCGGTGTCGCTGCCGATGCCGAGGTCGTCGCCGACGCGTACCGCTCCGGCGCGACGACGCCGCAGATCGACGCCGCAGCCGGACGACTGCTCCGCGGGGCCGGTGACGCCGCCGGTCCGCGCCCGCACCCGTCGATCGGATCGGAGCCGGACACGGCCGCGCTGCTCGTGCAGCTGGTCGCGCAGGCGCACCGGGCGACCGGGGATCTCGTCGCCCGCGTATGCGAAGCGGCCGTTCCTGGAGTGGAACCGGCGACGACGCTGCACGAGGTGCTCCGGCACCACCCGCCCGTCCCGGCCACCGTCCGGGTCGTCGACGGGCGCCCGCTCGAGGTAGCGCTCGCCGACCCCGATCCCGCGGCCGCGGCGCGCCCGGCCCACGAGCTGCTCGCGTTCGGCGCCGGCCCCCGTCGGTGCCCCGGCGCCCGGCAGGCGCTCGCCATCGCGGCATCCGTGGTGGAGACCCTTCGCGGATCGGAGGGATCGTGCTGACGCCCGCCGAGTTCCGCGCCCTGCACCGGCCGGGGGCGCCGCTGCTGCTGCCGAACGCCTGGGATCTCGCCTCTGCGCGCTGGCTGCACGCCGCGGGCTACGAGGTCCTCGGCACGACGAGCCTCGGCGTGGCGGCCGTCGCGGGACTGCCCGACGGCGCCGGGGTCGCCGCCGACGCGACGCTCCACCTCGCCCGCCGGCTCACCTCGGCCGGACTCACCGTCACGGTGGACATCGAGGCCGGGTTCTCGACCGACCCGGCCGCGGTGGGCGCGTACGCCGCCGCCCTCGCAGCGCTCGGGGTCGTGGGCGTGAACATCGAGGACTCCGCCCCCGACGGCGATCTGCTGCCCGCCGCGACGACGGCCGATCGCATCGCGGCGATCGCGTCGGCCGCGCCCGGGCTCTTCGTGAACGCCAGGACGGACGCCTTCTGGATCGAGAGCTCGGAGGCGCGGGGCGATCGGCTGGCGGAGGCCGTCGGCCGGCTCCGCCGCTACGAGGCGGCGGGCGCCTCGGGTGTCTTCGTCCCCGGGGTGCTGGAGGCCGAGGAGGTGCGCACGCTCGTCGCGGCCACCGCGCTGCCCCTGAACATGCTCGTCCAGCCGCCCGGCGGATTCGACCTGCGCGGGCTCGCCCGGCTCGGGGTCGCCCGCGTGAGCACCGGGTCGCTCCTCGTGCGCGCGGCACTGGGGGCCGTGGTGGCGACGCTCGCAGCGCTCGAGCCGGACGCCTCGGCGCAGGTCGCCGAGCCGCAGATCGCCGAGGCGCGGGTGGCCGGCGGGCCGGTCTCCCCCGGCGAGCTCGACCTCCGGGCCGATCGGCTGGCCGCCGCGCGCGCCCTCGCCCCGGTCGTGCCGGGCTACGCGGAGGTCGCGGACCACCTGGCGCGGACGGCCGACTGATCGGCGAACGCGGCGATGCGGCTCAGTCGGGCTTCTTCGCCCGGCTGGGCTGCACGCGCGTCGGCTCACCCGGCATCTTCGGGAAGTCGGGCGGGAAGGGCAGCTCGCCGAGGCCGTCGTCGAGATCGCGCTGCCACCAGTCGAGCAGCACGTCGATGCGGCCCGGTGCATCGTGCATCCCCGCCCACGGGTCACCGTGCGCGGCCAGGCGGTCGGGCACCGTCAGGACGGTGAACTCGCGAGGGTCGGCCGACTCGACCTCGCTCCAGTCGAGCGGGCACGACACGGAGGCCCATGGCAGGGCGCGCGGACTGTAGGCGCCCGCCATCGTGCGGTCGCGGTTGGCCTGGTTGAAGTCGACGAAGACGCGGTCGCCGCGCTCCTCCTTCCACCAGGCGGTGGTGACCTGCTCGGGCATGCGGCGCTCGAGCTCGCGCGCCGCCGCGATCACCGCGTGACGCACGTCGAGGAACTCGCGGGTCGGCTCGATGGGTGCGAAGACGTGGATGCCCCGGTTGCCCGAGGTCTTCACGTACGCCGTCAGCCCGACCTCGGCGAGCAGGTCGCGGAGCGCGAGGGCGGCCGGCACCGCCTCGGGGTAGCCGGTACCCGGCTGCGGGTCGAGGTCGATCCGCAGCTCGTCGGGGAAGTCGGAGGCGCCGGCTCGCGAGGCCCACGGGTGGAAGACGACGGTGTTCATCTGCGCGGCCCAGACCGCGGCGGCGGGCTCGTCGATGACGAGCTGCGGGTGCGACCGGCCGCTCGGGTAGGTGACCGGTACGGCGCGGACCCATTCGGGCGCGCCCCGCGGCGGATTCTTCGAGAAGAACTGCTCGCCGTCCACTCCCTCAGGGAAACGCTGCAGCGAGACCGGTCGGTCGCCGTTGGCCGCGACGAACGCCTCGCCGACGGCGACGAGGTACTCGGCGAGGGCGAGCTTGGTGATGCCGGCCTCGGGCCAGAGGACGCGCGTGGGGCTGGAGATCCGCACGTCGCGATCGCCGTGCGGGCCTGGGACGGTGAGGGTGACGGCGTCGGCGGCCATGCCCGCGACGCTACCGCACCCCGCCGTCGCGGCGGGTGAGCCGGGCG harbors:
- a CDS encoding isocitrate lyase/phosphoenolpyruvate mutase family protein encodes the protein MLTPAEFRALHRPGAPLLLPNAWDLASARWLHAAGYEVLGTTSLGVAAVAGLPDGAGVAADATLHLARRLTSAGLTVTVDIEAGFSTDPAAVGAYAAALAALGVVGVNIEDSAPDGDLLPAATTADRIAAIASAAPGLFVNARTDAFWIESSEARGDRLAEAVGRLRRYEAAGASGVFVPGVLEAEEVRTLVAATALPLNMLVQPPGGFDLRGLARLGVARVSTGSLLVRAALGAVVATLAALEPDASAQVAEPQIAEARVAGGPVSPGELDLRADRLAAARALAPVVPGYAEVADHLARTAD
- the ligD gene encoding non-homologous end-joining DNA ligase — its product is MAADAVTLTVPGPHGDRDVRISSPTRVLWPEAGITKLALAEYLVAVGEAFVAANGDRPVSLQRFPEGVDGEQFFSKNPPRGAPEWVRAVPVTYPSGRSHPQLVIDEPAAAVWAAQMNTVVFHPWASRAGASDFPDELRIDLDPQPGTGYPEAVPAALALRDLLAEVGLTAYVKTSGNRGIHVFAPIEPTREFLDVRHAVIAAARELERRMPEQVTTAWWKEERGDRVFVDFNQANRDRTMAGAYSPRALPWASVSCPLDWSEVESADPREFTVLTVPDRLAAHGDPWAGMHDAPGRIDVLLDWWQRDLDDGLGELPFPPDFPKMPGEPTRVQPSRAKKPD